One Nitrospina watsonii DNA segment encodes these proteins:
- the mltF gene encoding membrane-bound lytic murein transglycosylase MltF, whose amino-acid sequence MTAFYRTCFAVALILTGFGCGGSLGDDHRNLDEIREAGKLVVLTRNAPTTYHFNAQGNPAGPEYDLVTAFAGHLGVEVEFKVKNSMSEILEALKQGEADLAAAGITKTDLRGKHFLFGPAYQEVTQQIVCRRGGVQPDSLEELIEKNVSFVVVAGTSYEENLEKLKAKHPDLSWTTTTDTDTEEVFELVWEKEIDCTVADSTIVKINRRYYPELTVQFNITKPESLAWVLPQGADDLNDEIEDWLEEFSNSGDYDAVIAKYYKYIPKFDYVNIATFQRHFRERYPKYKNLFEKASQQYGLPHNLLAAQAYQESKWNPRAKSPTGVRGIMMLTLVTAKSLGVKSRLDPKASIMAGAKYLHKLKQRFKEEISEPDRTFLALAAYNVGRAHMHDAQKLARDLGKDPHSWEDIKEVLPLLSQKKYYKKLKYGYARGREPVRYVQRVRDYANILARELK is encoded by the coding sequence ATGACTGCATTCTATCGGACATGTTTCGCGGTTGCACTGATCCTGACAGGGTTCGGCTGTGGCGGCTCTCTGGGTGACGATCACCGCAACCTCGACGAAATCCGCGAAGCGGGCAAGCTGGTCGTGCTCACCCGCAACGCGCCCACCACCTACCACTTCAATGCCCAGGGCAATCCCGCCGGTCCGGAGTACGACCTGGTCACGGCATTTGCCGGGCATCTGGGCGTCGAGGTGGAATTCAAAGTCAAAAACTCCATGAGCGAGATTCTGGAGGCGTTGAAACAGGGAGAGGCCGATCTCGCGGCCGCGGGCATCACCAAAACCGATCTGCGTGGCAAGCATTTTTTGTTCGGCCCCGCCTATCAGGAAGTCACGCAACAGATAGTCTGCCGCCGCGGAGGAGTGCAACCGGATTCGCTGGAGGAATTAATAGAAAAAAATGTGAGCTTCGTGGTGGTCGCGGGCACCAGTTACGAGGAAAACCTTGAGAAGCTGAAGGCCAAGCATCCCGACCTCAGTTGGACCACCACCACCGATACGGACACCGAAGAGGTGTTTGAACTGGTCTGGGAAAAAGAAATCGACTGCACCGTCGCCGATTCCACCATCGTAAAAATCAACCGCCGTTATTATCCGGAGCTGACGGTTCAGTTCAATATCACGAAGCCGGAATCGCTGGCCTGGGTGTTGCCGCAGGGCGCTGACGATCTGAATGATGAGATCGAAGACTGGCTCGAGGAGTTCAGCAATTCCGGTGATTACGACGCGGTGATTGCGAAGTACTACAAATACATTCCAAAATTCGATTACGTCAACATCGCCACTTTCCAGCGCCACTTCCGAGAACGCTATCCCAAATACAAGAACCTGTTCGAGAAGGCATCGCAACAGTACGGCCTGCCGCACAACCTGCTTGCGGCGCAGGCGTACCAGGAGTCGAAATGGAACCCGCGTGCGAAGAGCCCCACCGGTGTACGCGGCATCATGATGCTGACCCTGGTCACCGCCAAATCGCTGGGAGTGAAAAGCCGGCTGGATCCGAAAGCCAGCATCATGGCCGGAGCCAAATACCTGCACAAGCTCAAGCAGCGGTTCAAGGAAGAGATCTCCGAGCCCGACCGCACCTTCCTCGCGCTTGCCGCCTACAATGTCGGCCGCGCACACATGCACGACGCGCAAAAGCTGGCCCGCGACCTGGGCAAGGACCCGCATTCATGGGAAGACATCAAGGAAGTGCTTCCCTTGCTGAGCCAGAAGAAATATTATAAAAAGCTGAAATACGGGTACGCCCGCGGACGGGAACCGGTTCGTTACGTGCAACGGGTCCGGGACTATGCCAACATCCTGGCCCGGGAACTCAAATAA
- a CDS encoding tRNA (cytidine(34)-2'-O)-methyltransferase has translation MPHNLNVVLLEPEIPSNTGSIGRLCLATQSTLHLVEPLGFEITDSRLKRAGLDYWQYLNVVRHADWDAFLKTLPAGAPCVFFSKKAQRHYFEHRFAPGSYLIFGKETLGLPEDLIQQHAETAVRIPQYDDRVRSLNLSNAVSIAVYEAIRQLGV, from the coding sequence ATGCCTCATAACCTGAACGTCGTGTTGCTCGAACCCGAAATCCCATCGAACACGGGGTCCATCGGCCGCCTGTGCCTGGCCACGCAGTCCACGCTGCACCTGGTCGAACCGCTCGGCTTCGAGATCACCGACAGCCGCCTCAAACGGGCCGGACTCGATTACTGGCAATACCTGAACGTGGTGCGGCATGCGGACTGGGACGCGTTTCTGAAAACCCTGCCCGCAGGCGCGCCCTGTGTCTTTTTTTCCAAGAAGGCGCAGCGACATTATTTCGAACACCGCTTCGCACCCGGCAGCTATCTGATATTCGGCAAGGAAACGCTGGGCCTGCCGGAGGACCTGATCCAACAGCACGCCGAAACCGCCGTGCGCATTCCGCAGTACGACGACCGCGTGCGTTCGCTCAACCTCTCCAACGCGGTGTCAATCGCCGTGTACGAAGCCATCCGCCAGCTTGGCGTCTGA
- a CDS encoding ankyrin repeat domain-containing protein, translating into MTSRPLHTCLARLLVAALLFAASGCDTSTPSTQDSVRPEAVQQLIQFAKEGNIARMDTWVVAHGPHPRALAGALVEATEQDAADAALWLLQRNAPVDAASSNGFTPLMHAALNGNGDLAQALIEAGADALSRDHDGRTVLMSAVAGGNPGLVRTLLDRKADPNHRDQFGFTPLMWAATTGDPEMVRLLIEHHAEVDVRDRNGYSALWLAAMRDQVEIVRILLEHDAQVSLRNNDGFTLLMDAAVGGKVMMVPMLLDHGANIDATDAFGRTALIDTAYRGRRDVVRLLLERGAQVNLQDHEGLTALMAAAIRDDAITVKLLLEKKADVHVRDHFGRTALAGAVRGGHEVVVRLLVEHGADVNSRDEQGMTPLKIAASRGHLSLLRFLLDHGAAFEHQQNEPFTVLNSAAFGGNLDIVQLFLKKGLDVNQPDSRGLTPLISAAFGNHPETVRLLLERGAEVNRQADNGWTALMSAAFEGNREIVQWLLDRGANPKAQTQDGWTAAQSARLGGHAEIAALLAPG; encoded by the coding sequence ATGACGTCCCGCCCGCTCCACACATGCCTTGCCCGCCTGCTTGTTGCGGCGCTTTTGTTTGCGGCCTCCGGCTGCGACACCAGCACGCCTTCTACGCAAGATTCGGTCCGTCCCGAAGCCGTTCAACAATTGATCCAGTTTGCAAAGGAAGGCAACATCGCCCGCATGGATACCTGGGTGGTGGCGCACGGACCGCATCCGCGCGCCCTGGCGGGAGCATTGGTGGAAGCCACGGAACAGGATGCAGCAGACGCGGCGCTGTGGCTGCTCCAGCGAAACGCACCTGTGGACGCCGCCAGCTCGAACGGATTCACACCACTCATGCATGCCGCGCTCAATGGCAATGGCGACCTCGCACAGGCATTGATCGAGGCCGGCGCCGACGCACTCAGCCGTGACCACGACGGCCGCACGGTGTTGATGAGCGCCGTCGCCGGAGGCAATCCCGGTCTCGTCCGCACACTGCTGGACAGAAAAGCCGATCCCAACCACCGCGATCAATTCGGGTTCACTCCGTTGATGTGGGCCGCCACCACCGGCGATCCCGAAATGGTGCGGCTGTTGATCGAGCACCACGCCGAGGTCGATGTGCGCGACCGCAACGGGTACTCCGCCCTATGGCTGGCAGCCATGCGCGATCAGGTGGAGATCGTCCGGATTCTTTTGGAACACGACGCCCAGGTCAGCTTGCGGAATAACGATGGATTCACCTTGCTGATGGACGCCGCCGTGGGTGGCAAAGTAATGATGGTTCCCATGCTCCTGGACCACGGTGCGAACATCGATGCCACCGATGCCTTCGGCCGCACGGCGTTGATCGACACCGCGTATCGTGGACGCCGCGACGTGGTGCGGTTGCTACTCGAACGCGGCGCACAGGTGAACCTGCAGGACCACGAAGGCCTGACGGCATTGATGGCCGCCGCCATCCGCGACGATGCGATCACGGTCAAACTGCTTCTGGAAAAAAAAGCCGATGTGCATGTCCGCGACCACTTTGGCCGCACGGCCCTGGCGGGAGCCGTGCGCGGAGGACATGAAGTGGTGGTGCGTTTGCTCGTGGAACACGGGGCCGATGTCAACAGCCGCGATGAACAGGGCATGACGCCGCTCAAGATCGCCGCGTCACGCGGCCACCTCAGCCTGCTGCGGTTTCTGCTCGATCACGGAGCCGCCTTCGAGCACCAACAGAATGAACCGTTCACCGTACTCAACAGCGCCGCCTTTGGCGGCAACCTCGATATCGTCCAACTGTTCCTCAAAAAAGGATTGGATGTCAATCAGCCCGACAGCCGGGGTCTGACACCCCTGATCAGCGCTGCCTTCGGCAACCATCCGGAAACGGTACGTCTGCTGCTCGAACGGGGAGCGGAGGTGAACCGGCAGGCAGACAATGGCTGGACCGCACTGATGAGCGCGGCGTTCGAAGGCAATCGGGAAATCGTACAATGGTTGCTGGATCGCGGTGCGAATCCCAAAGCGCAAACGCAGGATGGCTGGACCGCCGCCCAGAGTGCGCGCCTGGGCGGGCACGCGGAAATTGCGGCGTTGCTCGCGCCGGGTTGA
- a CDS encoding c-type cytochrome, producing the protein MLSNRPHHHRHSGLKSFFWLAALTCSLLWTASPAWAAADCPQPRKTKTAPSSFLKQDIPGGARAEKGEVLFQKSAKPMACKMCHGDKGDGQGPLGKALKPAPRNFTCAATMQDISPGQMFWVIKNGSAGTGMIAHGKKLSDSEIWDLVKYIQTSFAK; encoded by the coding sequence ATGCTTTCCAACCGACCCCACCACCACCGGCATTCCGGTCTCAAATCGTTCTTCTGGCTGGCGGCCCTGACATGCAGTCTGTTGTGGACTGCCAGCCCGGCATGGGCGGCGGCAGACTGTCCGCAACCGCGTAAAACCAAAACCGCACCGTCCAGTTTTTTGAAACAGGACATCCCCGGCGGAGCCCGTGCTGAAAAAGGCGAAGTCCTGTTTCAGAAATCCGCCAAACCGATGGCCTGCAAAATGTGTCACGGCGACAAGGGCGATGGACAAGGCCCGCTGGGCAAAGCCTTGAAACCGGCGCCGCGCAATTTCACCTGCGCCGCCACCATGCAGGATATTTCTCCGGGACAAATGTTCTGGGTCATCAAAAACGGATCCGCGGGAACCGGCATGATCGCTCACGGTAAAAAACTGAGCGATTCCGAAATATGGGATCTCGTCAAATACATCCAGACTTCGTTTGCAAAGTGA
- a CDS encoding carboxypeptidase-like regulatory domain-containing protein, protein MKTRILQTLTVLVALAVATGTGLAAGKGYQAIDVKNGGALIGAVLFKGTPPPPIMEDLSKGKNFEFCMTHPDATQDGMRPRHKVRIENGKLVGAVVFIQNIDQGKDWKDETIKFDFKDCDIFPKVAVIHKPERGVREGGVQIVNQDPNILHNPHGYAVNGAQRKTLFNKPLPSKGDVADVTRNLMRMRPGRDDHFFLQCDQHNFMEADARVAWNPYYAVTGKDGTFQLDQIPAGTYQVTAWHPYVGEVTQEVTVGAGGTASVNFELVSK, encoded by the coding sequence ATGAAAACACGAATACTTCAAACACTCACCGTATTGGTGGCGCTCGCTGTCGCCACCGGCACCGGCCTGGCTGCCGGAAAAGGATACCAGGCCATCGATGTGAAAAACGGCGGCGCACTGATCGGCGCCGTGCTGTTTAAAGGCACGCCTCCGCCGCCCATCATGGAAGATCTGAGCAAAGGCAAAAACTTCGAGTTCTGCATGACGCATCCCGATGCCACCCAAGACGGCATGCGGCCCCGTCACAAAGTCCGGATCGAAAACGGAAAGCTGGTGGGCGCGGTGGTCTTCATCCAGAACATCGACCAGGGCAAGGACTGGAAGGATGAAACCATAAAGTTCGATTTCAAGGACTGCGACATCTTTCCCAAAGTGGCCGTCATCCACAAACCGGAGCGTGGCGTGCGGGAAGGCGGGGTACAGATCGTCAATCAGGACCCGAACATCCTGCACAACCCGCACGGCTATGCCGTGAACGGCGCGCAGCGCAAAACCCTGTTCAACAAACCGCTGCCGAGTAAAGGCGATGTCGCCGACGTCACCCGCAACCTGATGCGGATGCGTCCCGGACGCGACGACCATTTCTTCCTGCAGTGCGATCAGCACAACTTCATGGAAGCCGATGCACGCGTTGCGTGGAACCCGTATTACGCGGTCACGGGTAAAGACGGCACGTTCCAGTTGGATCAGATTCCAGCCGGCACGTACCAGGTCACCGCATGGCACCCTTATGTCGGTGAGGTGACGCAGGAGGTGACGGTCGGCGCTGGCGGCACAGCCAGTGTGAACTTCGAGTTGGTGTCCAAGTAA
- a CDS encoding caspase family protein, with protein MQALIFLLGLLWMAPVHADAIPKTLRGHSGAVLAVAVSPDSHRILSAGADGTLLLWDAATGKILKTFSGHEGAVQVVSISPDGRLAASGGADTTVRLWNLSSGEEERILRGHFGAVTSLTFSSNGQRLISGGSDEAVVLWNTSTGEALHTFFDTRGSGSGFAPLEPVRAVGIAPDGDTVVAAQGNSVRLWQTATGTQVWLQSSKSAIATTVFFPDGERIAFAGQDGGIHLVAAATGAPLRTLETHAGGVNAVALSQDGNHLVSGGQDGTLKLWRLESGSALHVFEGHTQAVTSVAFAPDGRFAVSGSRDHSVRQWDLSSYITPKVAAKAPSPETPAPHIPTPQPETHTPPVEAGDTEPPAIVITSHPITRGIVVVPDLPETSVEGRVTDASGIARVTVNNQPAHLDVSGNFSAGVPLRPGQTKVVVMAEDTRGNMAWETFWVEGKATLSTDRITQDTQPEPAPSMEGRYHALIIGINHYRHLPPLQTAIHDAEEVERILRDHYGFATTLLVDAGRDAIMDAFNRIRSQLTADDHFLIYYAGHGQFDKAVNKAYWLPADAKPDSDTKWIIVDNITSNIKRMAAKHVLVVADSCYSGTLTRSTLTRLTTAEEKRRFLDKMRERPSRTLMASGGNEPVADGGGGGHSVFARAFIEALQQPETPVFTAEQLFHDQIKERVAGSAQQVPEYNIIKNSGHEGGDFVFTKK; from the coding sequence GTGCAGGCACTGATTTTTCTGCTCGGCCTGCTTTGGATGGCGCCGGTCCACGCCGACGCGATCCCTAAAACACTGCGGGGCCATTCGGGTGCGGTGCTCGCCGTTGCCGTGTCTCCCGACAGCCATCGCATTCTTTCCGCCGGCGCCGACGGCACGCTGCTTTTATGGGATGCGGCCACAGGCAAAATCCTGAAAACGTTTTCCGGACACGAAGGCGCGGTTCAGGTGGTTTCGATTTCGCCCGATGGACGTCTTGCCGCCAGCGGGGGCGCCGACACCACGGTGCGGTTGTGGAATCTGAGTTCCGGCGAGGAAGAACGCATTCTGCGCGGCCACTTCGGCGCGGTCACCTCGCTCACGTTTTCATCGAACGGTCAACGCCTCATCTCCGGGGGTTCCGATGAAGCCGTTGTGCTCTGGAACACGAGCACCGGCGAAGCCTTGCATACTTTCTTCGATACCCGCGGTTCCGGTTCCGGCTTCGCGCCACTGGAACCGGTGCGGGCGGTCGGCATCGCGCCCGATGGCGACACCGTCGTCGCGGCGCAAGGCAACTCTGTCAGGCTTTGGCAGACCGCAACAGGAACGCAGGTCTGGCTTCAATCCTCGAAGAGCGCGATCGCCACGACCGTCTTTTTCCCGGATGGGGAACGTATCGCGTTCGCGGGACAGGATGGAGGCATCCATCTGGTAGCGGCGGCAACAGGCGCACCTCTGCGCACGCTGGAAACACACGCAGGAGGAGTGAATGCGGTCGCATTGTCCCAGGACGGAAATCATCTTGTATCCGGCGGCCAGGACGGAACGCTGAAATTGTGGCGCCTGGAAAGTGGATCGGCCTTGCATGTTTTTGAGGGCCACACGCAGGCGGTGACATCGGTCGCCTTTGCGCCGGACGGGCGCTTCGCCGTCTCCGGCAGCCGGGACCACTCCGTGCGGCAATGGGATCTGTCCTCCTACATCACCCCAAAGGTCGCCGCCAAAGCGCCATCACCGGAGACGCCAGCACCCCACATCCCAACGCCGCAACCGGAAACCCACACGCCGCCGGTCGAAGCCGGAGACACCGAACCGCCTGCCATCGTCATCACTTCACACCCGATCACGCGCGGCATCGTGGTGGTGCCGGACCTGCCGGAAACTTCCGTTGAAGGCCGCGTCACCGATGCCAGCGGCATTGCCCGGGTCACCGTCAACAACCAACCGGCGCACCTCGACGTGTCCGGTAATTTCTCCGCCGGGGTGCCGTTGCGGCCGGGACAAACCAAAGTCGTGGTCATGGCCGAGGACACCCGCGGCAACATGGCCTGGGAAACGTTCTGGGTCGAAGGCAAAGCCACGCTCTCCACCGATCGCATAACACAGGATACGCAACCGGAACCCGCGCCCTCGATGGAAGGCCGCTACCACGCGCTCATCATCGGTATCAACCATTATCGGCACCTGCCTCCACTTCAGACTGCCATCCATGACGCCGAAGAAGTGGAACGGATTCTGCGCGATCATTACGGCTTCGCCACCACGCTGCTGGTCGATGCCGGGCGCGACGCCATCATGGACGCGTTCAACCGCATTCGCAGTCAGTTGACCGCAGACGATCATTTTCTGATTTATTACGCCGGGCACGGCCAGTTCGACAAGGCGGTCAATAAAGCGTATTGGCTGCCCGCCGACGCCAAACCCGACAGCGACACCAAGTGGATCATTGTCGATAACATCACCTCCAATATCAAACGTATGGCGGCCAAACATGTGCTGGTGGTGGCGGACAGTTGTTATTCCGGCACGCTGACCCGCTCCACGCTGACACGCCTGACCACGGCGGAAGAAAAACGCCGGTTTCTCGACAAAATGCGCGAGCGCCCGTCGCGCACGCTCATGGCCAGCGGCGGCAACGAACCGGTGGCCGATGGCGGCGGAGGCGGGCATTCGGTCTTTGCGCGGGCGTTCATCGAAGCCCTGCAACAACCGGAGACTCCGGTCTTCACCGCGGAACAATTGTTTCACGACCAGATCAAGGAACGCGTCGCCGGATCGGCGCAACAGGTGCCGGAATACAACATCATCAAAAACTCCGGCCACGAAGGCGGTGACTTTGTATTCACCAAAAAATAA
- a CDS encoding GIY-YIG nuclease family protein, which yields MSEWYVYLVRAGNGSLYTGITTDVERRLGEHEAGGNRGAKFFRGKGPLALVFQHCVGPRSLALKAEAAIKKMKKTEKEHLVQGGVKLESILAGLAEDEVQD from the coding sequence ATGTCCGAATGGTACGTGTACCTGGTGCGGGCCGGGAATGGCAGCCTCTATACCGGCATCACGACCGACGTGGAACGGCGTTTAGGAGAACACGAGGCGGGGGGCAACCGGGGCGCGAAATTTTTTCGCGGCAAAGGGCCGTTGGCGTTGGTGTTTCAGCACTGCGTGGGTCCCCGTTCGCTGGCATTGAAAGCGGAGGCGGCCATTAAAAAAATGAAAAAAACGGAAAAGGAACATTTAGTACAGGGCGGAGTGAAGCTGGAATCGATTCTGGCCGGGTTGGCCGAGGACGAAGTGCAGGATTGA
- the msrB gene encoding peptide-methionine (R)-S-oxide reductase MsrB, with protein MDKIKKDEKTWRDQLNSEQYRVCREHGTEAAFSGEYWDTKTPGMYHCVCCDQPLFTSDTKFDSGTGWPSFYQPQAQDAVDTKEDRTLWMRRVEVLCSRCDAHLGHVFNDGPAPTGLRYCINSVSLKHKKNESGG; from the coding sequence ATGGACAAAATCAAAAAAGACGAAAAAACCTGGCGCGACCAGCTCAACTCGGAACAATACCGGGTATGCCGGGAACACGGCACCGAAGCCGCCTTTTCCGGAGAATACTGGGACACCAAAACGCCGGGCATGTACCATTGCGTCTGTTGCGACCAGCCGCTGTTCACATCGGACACCAAGTTCGACTCCGGCACCGGCTGGCCCAGTTTCTACCAGCCGCAGGCGCAGGACGCGGTGGACACGAAGGAAGACCGCACGCTGTGGATGCGCCGCGTCGAGGTGTTGTGCTCGCGGTGCGACGCCCACCTCGGCCACGTGTTCAACGACGGTCCGGCTCCGACAGGCCTGCGCTATTGCATCAACTCGGTATCCCTGAAGCATAAAAAAAACGAGTCCGGCGGCTGA
- a CDS encoding ArnT family glycosyltransferase produces MVSPARSIVLWFFPGPGLVILLFLFMVGASWQRWTDPVIDFGQQLYVPWALAEGQTLYKDIDFLHGPLSSYLHALIFFLFGPGLLHLALFNIGLIALTAILIHKLLTHFVPVSAARLGSLAFVGAFAFACHRGWAGLNFVTPYVYSLTHGVMLSLLALYLFVRFTQNPTARRLAGMGLVWGLVFLTKIEVFFALSIALAFGLIAFHYTKNFPRKQLLQNICIGVVSFFIPSICLVIYFSTQMPVAEVVTAILSPWTHAFNANIQKLNFYRSILGVASFGDSMQTLGIHLSVLLLTGYALSQLARLRIPDDRQRPFYQGAAVLAVAGGLFLARDFIPWLEITRSFPILLLLFLIVQARGLYKSVDRKSFVLRHLPLWTFTLFAVAMTFKVFFNLKMYHLGFALALPATLVILVLVFGNWLPRVDPVDVSRSFLQPVAYTVFLFAIGVYASLSYGHYQNKTFPVGQGPDVIYDYSPLGRDHTGKFISRGMVMQFALEWMEAEMKPGDTLLTLPDAMMFNYQLKRRFPTRDIIFNPLTVLLRGERAMLARLQASPPDYVALVHADHSHFGFRYFGKNYGTALYHWVLADFEEVKQIGPPPFTEAGFGIQIFKRKPS; encoded by the coding sequence ATGGTTTCCCCTGCACGGTCCATTGTCCTTTGGTTTTTTCCCGGCCCCGGCCTGGTTATTCTCTTGTTCCTGTTCATGGTCGGCGCCAGTTGGCAGCGGTGGACCGATCCTGTCATCGATTTCGGCCAGCAGTTGTATGTGCCGTGGGCACTCGCCGAGGGACAGACTTTGTACAAGGATATCGATTTTCTCCACGGTCCCCTGTCGTCGTATCTGCATGCCCTGATTTTTTTCCTGTTCGGTCCGGGCCTGCTGCATCTCGCCCTGTTCAACATCGGGTTGATCGCCCTGACAGCGATCCTGATCCACAAACTGCTCACGCATTTCGTTCCCGTTTCCGCCGCGCGGCTGGGCAGCCTCGCCTTCGTCGGCGCCTTCGCGTTTGCCTGCCACCGCGGCTGGGCCGGCCTCAATTTCGTCACGCCTTATGTTTACTCGCTCACGCATGGCGTGATGCTGAGCCTGCTGGCTCTCTATCTGTTTGTCCGTTTCACCCAGAACCCCACCGCCCGCAGGCTGGCGGGCATGGGCCTGGTATGGGGGCTGGTGTTCCTGACCAAGATCGAAGTGTTCTTTGCGCTGTCGATCGCACTGGCCTTCGGCCTGATTGCATTTCATTACACAAAAAACTTTCCGCGCAAACAGCTCCTGCAGAATATTTGCATCGGGGTCGTTTCGTTTTTCATCCCCTCTATCTGCCTGGTGATTTATTTTTCGACTCAGATGCCCGTTGCGGAAGTGGTGACAGCGATTCTGTCTCCCTGGACCCACGCCTTCAATGCCAACATTCAAAAACTAAACTTTTACCGCTCGATCCTGGGAGTGGCCTCCTTCGGTGATTCCATGCAGACCCTCGGAATTCATCTGAGTGTGTTGCTGCTCACCGGCTATGCTCTCAGCCAACTGGCCCGGCTGCGGATTCCCGATGACCGTCAGCGCCCATTTTACCAGGGCGCCGCCGTGCTGGCCGTTGCGGGTGGGTTGTTTCTGGCCCGGGATTTCATTCCCTGGCTTGAGATCACCCGATCCTTTCCCATCCTTCTCCTGTTGTTCCTGATCGTGCAGGCACGCGGCCTTTACAAAAGTGTGGATCGCAAGTCCTTCGTGCTGCGCCACCTGCCATTGTGGACCTTCACCCTGTTCGCCGTCGCCATGACCTTCAAAGTATTTTTTAATTTGAAGATGTATCACCTCGGTTTTGCGCTGGCCCTGCCGGCAACGCTCGTCATCCTCGTCCTTGTGTTCGGTAATTGGCTGCCGCGGGTCGATCCGGTGGATGTTTCCCGTTCTTTCCTTCAGCCTGTGGCGTACACGGTATTTTTATTTGCCATCGGTGTGTACGCCAGCTTGTCGTACGGTCATTATCAAAACAAAACCTTTCCTGTCGGCCAGGGCCCGGATGTGATTTATGATTACTCTCCGCTGGGCCGCGACCACACCGGAAAATTCATCTCGCGCGGCATGGTGATGCAGTTCGCGCTGGAATGGATGGAGGCGGAGATGAAACCCGGCGACACGCTGTTGACCTTGCCGGATGCGATGATGTTCAATTACCAGTTGAAGCGCCGTTTTCCAACCCGCGACATCATCTTCAATCCGCTCACCGTGCTGCTGCGCGGCGAGCGCGCCATGCTGGCGCGGTTGCAGGCGTCTCCGCCCGATTACGTCGCGCTGGTGCACGCCGACCACTCCCACTTCGGCTTCCGCTACTTCGGTAAAAATTACGGCACCGCCCTTTACCATTGGGTGCTTGCTGACTTTGAAGAGGTCAAGCAGATCGGCCCGCCGCCTTTCACCGAAGCGGGTTTTGGCATCCAGATTTTTAAAAGGAAACCCTCCTGA
- a CDS encoding carboxypeptidase-like regulatory domain-containing protein, with protein MKRFHHFHWMGVLLSFALTACSGEHVIEGTVVDYDTREPVAGVRVQAHQTGWKITRDSVTWDHTYTFDTVTDQRGKFRLVYDVGNSAKIQVARKGYVPFTHWYEADSTPVLKIKRKNPDHKPVRFGVMRIGVENHQPFGWSFAEGRIAFDPEEADVFPMFGSKTDWNHIRLAVAGGGGLQFVSASELEVDGDYLVYTDRAPRQGYAENLEMNFEEPGGVYFVRTRDGRHYAKFEFDPTRLATEGGTSGYTQGNWALLLMYLHNASGGRYLKYEK; from the coding sequence ATGAAACGGTTTCATCATTTCCATTGGATGGGAGTCCTGCTCTCTTTCGCGCTGACAGCCTGTTCCGGCGAGCATGTGATCGAAGGCACAGTGGTTGATTACGACACCCGCGAGCCGGTTGCCGGAGTGAGGGTGCAGGCGCACCAGACCGGCTGGAAGATCACGCGCGACAGCGTGACCTGGGATCACACGTACACGTTTGATACGGTGACCGACCAGCGCGGGAAATTCCGCCTCGTGTACGATGTCGGCAACAGCGCCAAAATTCAGGTTGCGCGCAAAGGTTACGTGCCTTTCACGCACTGGTATGAAGCCGACTCGACGCCGGTGCTCAAGATCAAACGCAAAAATCCAGACCACAAGCCGGTGCGGTTCGGCGTCATGCGCATCGGCGTGGAGAACCATCAGCCGTTCGGCTGGTCGTTCGCTGAAGGCCGCATCGCTTTCGATCCGGAAGAAGCGGATGTGTTTCCCATGTTCGGTTCCAAAACCGACTGGAACCACATCCGTCTCGCCGTGGCCGGCGGCGGGGGCCTGCAATTTGTTTCCGCCTCGGAACTGGAAGTGGACGGGGATTATCTGGTGTACACCGACCGCGCGCCCCGGCAAGGGTATGCCGAGAATCTGGAAATGAATTTTGAAGAACCCGGCGGCGTGTATTTTGTGCGCACCCGCGACGGGCGGCATTACGCCAAGTTTGAGTTCGATCCCACCCGCCTCGCCACCGAGGGCGGCACCTCCGGCTACACGCAGGGCAACTGGGCGTTGCTGTTGATGTACCTGCACAACGCGTCCGGCGGCCGCTACCTGAAATACGAGAAGTAA